Proteins from one Apis cerana isolate GH-2021 linkage group LG11, AcerK_1.0, whole genome shotgun sequence genomic window:
- the LOC107995793 gene encoding elongation factor 1-gamma has protein sequence MASGTLYTYPENFRAYKVLIAAQYSGAQIKIADDFVFGETNKTEAFLKKFPLGKVPAFETCDGKYITESNAIAYYVANDQLKGKTDLERAEIIQWFGFADSEILPASCAWVFPLLGIMPYNKQNVEHAKDDVKKALTALNSHLLTRTYLVGERLTLADISVAMTLLHLYQYILEPNLRKPYQNVNRWFQTVIYQPESMAVIGAFKLAEKTLEYDPKKFAETQGKSSKKEKKEKESKKESKEIKESKKETIEDLDPADAALAAEPKTTNPFDTLPKGNFDLDDFKRFYSNEDEVKSIPYFWQKFDPEHYSIWLGEYKYNNELTKVFMSCNLISGMYQRLDKMRKGAFASACLFGTDNDSSISGIWVWRGQELAFTLCPDWQVDYESYSWTKLDPTKEETKQLVQQYFSWTGTDKEGRKFNQGKIFK, from the exons ATGGCGTCTGGA ACACTTTACACGTATCCGGAAAACTTCAGAGCTTACAAAGTGCTTATTGCAGCTCAGTATTCCGGTGCTCAAATTAAGATTGCAGATGATTTCGTTTTcggtgaaacaaataaaaccgaagcatttttaaagaaattcccATTAGGCAAG GTTCCAGCATTTGAAACATGTGATGGAAAGTATATCACAGAAAGCAATGCAATTGCTTATTATG tggCTAATGATCAATTAAAAGGCAAAACTGATCTTGAACGCGCAGAAATCATTCAATGGTTTGGTTTTGCAGATTCTGAAATTCTTCCAGCTAGTTGTGCATGGGTGTTCCCATTGCTCGGAATTATGCCATATAATAAACag aatgtaGAACATGCTAAAGATGATGTAAAAAAAGCATTGACTGCCCTCAATTCTCATTTACTTACACGTACTTACTTGGTTGGAGAACGATTGACATTAGCAGATATTAGTGTAGCCATGACATTActtcatttatatcaatatattctgGAACCAAATTTACGTAAACCATATCAAAATGTAAATCGATGGTTTCAAACAGTCATTTATCAACCTGAGTCAATGGCTGTAATTGGTGCCTTTAAATTAGCTGAGAAAACTCTTGAATATGatccaaaaaaatttgcaGAAACTCAAGGAAAA tcttcaaagaaagagaaaaaagaaaaggaatctaaaaaagaatcaaaagaaataaaggaatCTAAAAAGGAAACCATTGAAGATTTAGATCCAGCAGATGCTGCTTTAGCTGCTGAACCTAAAACTACAAATCCTTTTGATACATTACCTAAAGGTAATTTCGATCTTgatgattttaaaagattttattctaATGAAGATGAGGTGAAGTCCATACCTTATTTTTGGCAAAAATTCGATCCGGAACATTATAGTATTTGGCTtggagaatataaatataacaatgaattaacaaag GTTTTTATGTCTTGCAATCTTATAAGTGGAATGTATCAACGATTAGATAAGATGCGAAAAGGTGCATTTGCCAGTGCTTGTCTGTTTGGTACAGATAATGACAGTAGCATCAGTGGCATTTGGGTTTGGCGAGGACAAGAACTTGCTTTCACG ttaTGCCCAGACTGGCAGGTAGATTATGAATCATACAGTTGGACTAAATTAGATCCAactaaagaagaaacaaaacaaTTGGTTCAACAGTACTTTAGCTGGACCGGGACCGATAAAGAAGGACGTAAATTTAATCagggaaaaattttcaagtaa
- the LOC107995794 gene encoding actin-related protein 10 isoform X2, with amino-acid sequence MLRNYEGVRFLSNKQMVIFDIGSAYTKFGYAGEPTPRGIIRTEIKCPETKELRRIYDYKNTEDLYQLLVEFLHALFFRHVVLSPKDARIVVLESLLSPTQFRNTLAKVLFRHFEIGSLMLLPTHLATISTLGINSALVLDVGYKEATLIPIFEGEPILKAWQALPLGGQVVHEYLMKSLKELYPNVDVTEKMVEDIKVRTCFVTTLERSVKLGTTEAPNPPPFVKYPGVKSIDIPGEVREKAFEVLWERDNDNLSLPTMILNAIMQCPIDVRRVLAENILLIGGTTMTKGFASRLKSELLNLVRSDLYSEKLKIQKFMFHTAPSKPNYTAWLGGAIFGTVDLPLRCLTKENYLKSDRVPDWVNLIDNQRDELIILET; translated from the exons ATGCTACGAAACTATGAGGGTGTtcgatttctttcgaataaGCAAATggtgatatttgatattggtAGCGCATACACAAA attTGGTTATGCGGGCGAGCCTACTCCACGTGGTATAATAAGAACAGAAATTAAATGTCCAGAAACTAAAGAACTTCGAAGAATTTACGATTACAAAAACACAGAAGATTTATATCAATTGCTAGTCGAATTTCTTCATGCTTTATTTTTCAG ACATGTTGTGTTAAGTCCAAAGGATGCGAGAATTGTCGTTTTGGAATCTTTATTATCTCCTACACAATTTAGAAATACATTAGCTAAGGTATTATTTAGGCACTTTGAAATCGGATCCTTAATGTTGTTACCTACCCATTTAGCAACTATTAGCACTTTGGGTATTAATTCAGCTTTAGTTTTGGATGTTGGTTATAAAGAAGCTAcattaattccaatttttgagGGTGAACCAATTCTAAAAGCATGGCAAGCTCTTCCTTTAGGTGGCCAAGTTGTACATGA atatttgatGAAATCTCTAAAAGAATTGTATCCTAATGTAGATGTAACAGAAAAAATGGTAGAAGATATAAAAGTAAGAACATGTTTTGTTACTACATTGGAAAGATCTGTTAAATTAGGAACAACAGAAGCTCCTAATCCTCCTCCATTTGTTAAATATCCTGGAGTTAAAAGTATTGATATTCCTGGTGAAGTTAGAGAAAAAGCATTTGAAGTATTATGGGAAAGAGATAATGATAATCTTAGTCTACCtacaatgattttaaatgcTATTATGCAG tgTCCAATAGATGTTAGACGAGTTTTGGcagaaaatatacttttaattggTGGCACAACAATGACAAAAGGATTTGCAAGTCGTCTTAAATCTGAACTTTTAAATCTTGTAAGGAGTGATctttattctgaaaaattaaaaattcaaaaatttatgtttcacACTGCACCTAGCAAACCTAATTATACTGCATGGTTAGGAGGTGCTATCTTTGGAACTGTAGATTTACCATTAAGATGTttgacaaaagaaaattatttgaaatctgATAGAGTTCCAGATTGGGTCAATTTGATAGATAATCAAAGAGACGAATTAATCATTTTGGAAACTTAA
- the LOC107995795 gene encoding eukaryotic translation initiation factor 3 subunit F, translating to MALNLTVKVHPVVLFQIVDAYERRKAESHRVIGTLLGTAEKGMVEVTNCFCVPHKESESQVEADLTYGIDLYELNHRVNAQENIVGWWATGNEVTTHSSVIHEYYVRECNNPVHLTVDTTLANTTRMGIKAYVCVPLGVPNGKQGSMFTPVKVQITCYEPEIVGLQLCSKTQLPAHAQITGVKTGGGIEPMMDLSQIAEASAKLSSMLEQVLAYVDDVLTGKQPPDNQVGRALLDMVHSVPKMSSDQFDEMFNSNVKDLLMVVALSQLIKTQLQLNEKLTLLTTL from the exons ATGGCGCTTAACCTGACTGTAAAAGTTCATCCCGtagttttatttcaaattgtcgATGCATATGAGCGTCGAAAAGCGGAATCTCATCGTGTTATCGGTACATTATtag gtaCTGCTGAAAAAGGAATGGTTGAAGTTACAAACTGTTTTTGTGTTCCACACAAAGAATCTGAAAGTCAAGTAGAAGCTGATTTAACATATGGAATTGACTTATACGAATTGAATCATAGAGTTAATGCACAAGAAAATATTGTCGGATGGTGGGCAACCGGAAatgaa GTTACTACTCATTCTTCTGTTATTCATGAATATTATGTTCGTGAATGCAATAATCCTGTTCATTTAACTGTTGATACAACATTAGCAAATACTACTAGAATGGGAATTAAAGCTTATGTATGTGTTCCATTAGGAGTACCTAATGGAAAACAAGGTTCTATGTTCACACCAGTGAAAGTACaa attacatGTTATGAACCAGAAATTGTTGGATTGCAACTTTGTTCCAAAACTCAATTACCAGCACATGCTCAAATAACTGGTGTAAAAACAGGAGGAGGTATAGAACCAATGATGGATCTTTCTCAAATAGCAGAAGCTAGTGCTAAACTTTCTTCCATGTTGGAACAAGTACTTGCATATGTTGATGATGTGTTAACTGGAAAACAACCACCAGACAACcaa gttgGTCGTGCACTTTTGGATATGGTACATTCAGTACCTAAAATGTCAAGCGATCAGTTTGATGAGATGTTTAATAGTAATgtgaaagatttattaatggTTGTTGCACTATCACAATTGATAAAAACGCAACTTCaacttaatgaaaaattaacgtTACTTACAACTCTATAA
- the LOC107995797 gene encoding large ribosomal subunit protein mL49, translated as MAALRRFTRSELSNIILRSCGEYISLNRDLPIITQKRWGKYKTSPQYTESSKYTDYEVTKDPQEWEYVERLLKPKSIPIPCLENKEYPSGWKPPISKPQEYPYYIQRTKNYMQPVYLEIFHRGLRRITTVRKIHGNIWILENELKEYLEKNVKKSVGVRTNELSGQIQFRGDYVNLIKAWMNEKGF; from the exons ATGGCTGCCCTTCGGCGTTTCACACGTTCAgaactttcaaatattattcttcgttCTTGTGgcgaatatatttcattgaatagAGATTTACCGATTATTACGCAG AAAAGATGGGGAAAATACAAAACTTCACCTCAATATACAGAATCTTCTAAATATACGGATTATGAAGTAACAAAAGATCCTCAAGAATGGGAATATGTAGAACGTTTACTTAAACCAAAATCTATACCTATACCTTgcttagaaaataaagaatatccaTCTGGATGGAAACCACCAATtt ccAAACCACAAGAATATCCTTATTATATACAACGTACAAAAAACTATATGCAACCTGtctatcttgaaatttttcatcgaggaTTACGAAGAATAACTACTGTTCGTAAAATTCATGGAAATATCTGGATActagaaaatgaattaaaggaatatttagaaaaaaatgtaaaaaaatcagTTGGTGTTCGTACTAATGAACTATCTGGTCAAATTCAATTCAGAGGAGATTATGTAAATCTCATTAAAGCATGGATGAATGAAAAAGGATTTTAG
- the LOC107995796 gene encoding 26S proteasome non-ATPase regulatory subunit 8, with amino-acid sequence MAALKDVVPVYKNLKEEWAATPCNLKKCGELLNQLKVGLTHLMFLPTSNSTASQNELLIARDILEIGAQWSIVTEDIPSFERYMAQLKCYYFDYKSGLMESAYKYHLLGLNLLFLLSQNRVAEFHTELELLPSDQIQSNVYIRHPLSLEQYLMEGSYNKIFLAKGNVPAASYNFFIDILLNTVRDEIGACMESAYDKISIQDASRMLNLNSEEDMKVFAVKKNWNLAKDGYFYFNTTSEKKTEEPIPSADLATLAIDYARELEMIV; translated from the exons atgGCAGCGTTGAAAGATGTTGTTCcagtatacaaaaatttaaaagaagaatggGCAGCGACACcatgcaatttaaaaaagtgtGGTGAATTGCTCAATCAATTGAAG GTTGGTCTTACACATTTGATGTTTCTTCCAACGTCTAATAGCACAGCAAGTCAAAATGAATTGCTTATAGctc gtgatattttagaaattggtGCACAATGGAGTATAGTAACTGAAGATATACCTTCTTTTGAACGTTATATGGcacaattaaaatgttattattttgattataaatcagGATTAATGGAATCTGCATATAAATATCACCTTCTtggattaaatcttttatttttattatctcaaaATCGTGTGGCTGAATTTCATACAGAATTAGAACTATTACCTTCTGATCAAATACAATCTAATGTTTATATTAGACATCCTCTAAGCTTAGAACAATATTTAATGGAAGGTTCatacaacaaaatatttttagcaaaAGGTAATGTACCAGCagcatcatataattttttcattgatattttattgaacaCTGTTCGGGATGAAATTGGAGCATGTATGGAGAGTGCATATGATAAGATTTCTATTCAAGATGCTTCAAGAATGCTGAATTTAAATTCAGAGGAAGATATGAAAGTATTTGCagtaaaaaagaattggaatTTAGCAAAAGATggttatttttactttaatacaaCAAGTGAAAAGAAAACTGAAGAACCAATTCCCAGTGCAGATTTAGCTACGTTAGCAATTGATTATGCAAGAGAGCTTGAAATGATTGTTTAA
- the LOC107995794 gene encoding actin-related protein 10 isoform X1, translated as MNKIKKKSLRTSLSYISVSFNQVSATFTYIFLGYISYSVRKKESLKMLRNYEGVRFLSNKQMVIFDIGSAYTKFGYAGEPTPRGIIRTEIKCPETKELRRIYDYKNTEDLYQLLVEFLHALFFRHVVLSPKDARIVVLESLLSPTQFRNTLAKVLFRHFEIGSLMLLPTHLATISTLGINSALVLDVGYKEATLIPIFEGEPILKAWQALPLGGQVVHEYLMKSLKELYPNVDVTEKMVEDIKVRTCFVTTLERSVKLGTTEAPNPPPFVKYPGVKSIDIPGEVREKAFEVLWERDNDNLSLPTMILNAIMQCPIDVRRVLAENILLIGGTTMTKGFASRLKSELLNLVRSDLYSEKLKIQKFMFHTAPSKPNYTAWLGGAIFGTVDLPLRCLTKENYLKSDRVPDWVNLIDNQRDELIILET; from the exons atgaacaaaatcaagaaaaaatcgCTAAGAACATCTCTCTCATACATTTCTGTATCATTTAACCAAGTATCTGCtacatttacttatatatttttaggttaTATTTCTTACAGTgtcagaaaaaaagaatctcttAAAATGCTACGAAACTATGAGGGTGTtcgatttctttcgaataaGCAAATggtgatatttgatattggtAGCGCATACACAAA attTGGTTATGCGGGCGAGCCTACTCCACGTGGTATAATAAGAACAGAAATTAAATGTCCAGAAACTAAAGAACTTCGAAGAATTTACGATTACAAAAACACAGAAGATTTATATCAATTGCTAGTCGAATTTCTTCATGCTTTATTTTTCAG ACATGTTGTGTTAAGTCCAAAGGATGCGAGAATTGTCGTTTTGGAATCTTTATTATCTCCTACACAATTTAGAAATACATTAGCTAAGGTATTATTTAGGCACTTTGAAATCGGATCCTTAATGTTGTTACCTACCCATTTAGCAACTATTAGCACTTTGGGTATTAATTCAGCTTTAGTTTTGGATGTTGGTTATAAAGAAGCTAcattaattccaatttttgagGGTGAACCAATTCTAAAAGCATGGCAAGCTCTTCCTTTAGGTGGCCAAGTTGTACATGA atatttgatGAAATCTCTAAAAGAATTGTATCCTAATGTAGATGTAACAGAAAAAATGGTAGAAGATATAAAAGTAAGAACATGTTTTGTTACTACATTGGAAAGATCTGTTAAATTAGGAACAACAGAAGCTCCTAATCCTCCTCCATTTGTTAAATATCCTGGAGTTAAAAGTATTGATATTCCTGGTGAAGTTAGAGAAAAAGCATTTGAAGTATTATGGGAAAGAGATAATGATAATCTTAGTCTACCtacaatgattttaaatgcTATTATGCAG tgTCCAATAGATGTTAGACGAGTTTTGGcagaaaatatacttttaattggTGGCACAACAATGACAAAAGGATTTGCAAGTCGTCTTAAATCTGAACTTTTAAATCTTGTAAGGAGTGATctttattctgaaaaattaaaaattcaaaaatttatgtttcacACTGCACCTAGCAAACCTAATTATACTGCATGGTTAGGAGGTGCTATCTTTGGAACTGTAGATTTACCATTAAGATGTttgacaaaagaaaattatttgaaatctgATAGAGTTCCAGATTGGGTCAATTTGATAGATAATCAAAGAGACGAATTAATCATTTTGGAAACTTAA